Proteins encoded in a region of the Diabrotica virgifera virgifera chromosome 4, PGI_DIABVI_V3a genome:
- the LOC126883432 gene encoding uncharacterized protein LOC126883432, whose product MGQKKKNKKGGRESSGGEKENRRGGEKERDENQGEKRWRREVEEKEDPGSRTSANRSKGKEREGKRETREVREELQTKREEERKRIGREKEGEENRQKDEKNKAKSQRKENAREEGESSSSDSSSDDESEEEEQTPNCNARTKLERLQDSVAALEKLMVEVPNTRVAIKQEVDNLRNRLFDYTEELEESKKKEEIPRKSVCTTSRGVQTNMEPLKVKKMATMGVQVDLENPEAIKRRVDAITEKMAICEYEEITEFLNEDWPEEVFQRTEVKEGDISDIAADVAVFVTNNDEDKKAMETVKGMFPDLPGVPAEVDEDGGLGTVRVTMSAHVDGTWIDKEKYGFKLLPNKKEELESVKFLKTCRKLVQKMEELGRERVGIHTPTSLGVETSRRIMEWAARGRGVTITLLGKKSRRGWANINTKPREQCGVVLISKNKEKSFADLMTEVKSNLTGRKSIDIKRIRQTRNQGISLELGGGREMAEEVKKLLSGSTCVSRAVAKGGVVKRRILMQEIPPNTTEDVIQKATEEAAGKERACDIVKTWTETRGGERGMMSAVMDVDEDAAEKILRMRRIRLEYTSCRVIEARTEIPRCLRCLAFGHKQWNCKGQNRRGCCFRCGKEGHIASECKTETIRCLNCDVTGHVANSRRCPKFNRLVESRDH is encoded by the coding sequence ATgggacaaaaaaagaaaaacaaaaaaggcgGAAGAGAGAGCAGCGGGGGCGAAAAAGAAAACAGAAGAGGCGGGGAAAAAGAAAGGGACGAGAATCAAGGGGAGAAAAGATGGAGAAGAGAAGTGGAAGAAAAGGAAGACCCCGGATCTAGAACCAGCGCAAACAGAAGCAAGGGAAAAGAAAGAGAAGGTAAGAGGGAAACAAGGGAAGTAAGAGAGGAACTGCAAACCAAGagagaagaagaaagaaagagaATAGGAAGAGAAAAAGAGGGAGAAGAGAACAGACAGAAGGACGAAAAAAATAAAGCGAAGAGTCAAAGGAAAGAAAACGCAAGGGAAGAAGGGGAATCGAGCAGCTCTGACAGCAGTTCCGATGATGAATCGGAGGAAGAGGAGCAAACACCCAACTGTAATGCAAGAACAAAGTTGGAACGCCTCCAGGATAGTGTAGCGGCCCTTGAAAAACTCATGGTTGAGGTGCCAAATACAAGGGTTGCCATAAAGCAGGAGGTCGACAACCTGAGAAACCGGTTGTTCGATTATACCGAGGAACTAGAGGAAAGCAAGAAGAAAGAAGAGATTCCAAGGAAGTCTGTTTGCACGACATCCAGAGGTGTGCAGACGAACATGGAGCCCTTGAAAGTCAAGAAAATGGCAACAATGGGTGTTCAAGTGGACCTAGAGAACCCAGAAGCCATTAAAAGGAGGGTGGACGCCATCACGGAAAAAATGGCAATATGCGAGTACGAGGAAATAACAGAGTTCTTAAATGAGGACTGGCCGGAGGAAGTCTTCCAAAGAACTGAAGTGAAAGAGGGGGACATCTCTGATATAGCAGCAGACGTGGCAGTATTTGTTACCAACAACGACGAGGACAAAAAAGCCATGGAAACGGTGAAAGGTATGTTTCCTGACCTACCAGGTGTTCCAGCGGAGGTAGATGAGGATGGAGGCCTGGGAACTGTGAGAGTCACGATGTCTGCTCATGTAGATGGAACGTGGATTGACAAGGAGAAATATGGATTCAAACTTCTCCCAAACAAGAAGGAAGAACTCGAGTCGGTGAAGTTCCTCAAGACATGCAGGAAACTGGTACAGAAGATGGAGGAGCTAGGAAGAGAAAGAGTAGGAATCCACACGCCAACATCACTAGGAGTcgagacatcgaggagaatcatGGAGTGGGCAGCAAGAGGAAGGGGTGTGACGATCACGCTCCTAGGCAAAAAATCCAGAAGAGGGTGGGCAAACATTAACACCAAGCCCAGAGAACAATGTGGAGTAGTACTTATCAGCAAAAACAAGGAAAAATCATTTGCGGACCTCATGACAGAAGTGAAAAGTAACCTCACAGGAAGAAAATccatcgacataaaaaggatcaGACAGACCAGAAATCAAGGAATATCACTGGAACTGGGAGGAGGAAGGGAAATGGCGGAGGAAGTGAAGAAACTCCTCTCTGGTAGCACATGTGTGTCGAGAGCAGTGGCAAAAGGGGGCGTCGTAAAGAGAAGAATCTTGATGCAAGAAATCCCACCCAACACAACGGAGGATGTGATCCAAAAGGCCACAGAGGAAGCAGCAGGTAAAGAGCGGGCATGTGACATAGTAAAAACCTGGACCGAGACACGGGGTGGAGAAAGAGGGATGATGAGTGCAGTGATGGATGTCGACGAAGACGCGGCCGAAAAGATCCTAAGAATGAGAAGAATTAGGTTAGAGTATACCTCCTGTCGGGTCATAGAAGCAAGGACAGAAATACCAAGATGCTTGAGATGCCTAGCCTTTGGACACAAGCAATGGAACTGTAAAGGGCAGAACAGAAGAGGATGTTGCTTCCGATGCGGCAAAGAGGGTCACATAGCGTCGGAATGCAAGACAGAAACAATCAGATGTCTCAACTGCGATGTGACCGGGCATGTGGCGAATTCAAGAAGATGTCCAAAGTTCAACCGACTGGTTGAAAGTAGGGACCACTAA